Proteins encoded in a region of the Sulfurimonas marina genome:
- the galU gene encoding UTP--glucose-1-phosphate uridylyltransferase GalU, with product MNQIRKCLFPAAGYGTRFLPATKAMPKEMLPILTKPLIQYGVEEAMEAGCDVMAIITGRGKRAITDHFDISYELEHQIKGSSKEKMLDEIRNIIKNCTFTYTRQNEMKGLGDAIYKGNVLVGFQNPFAVILADDLCVNPDGDGVLKQMVDLYNKYKCCIVATMEVPNEEVHKYGVIEGNEIEDGVFMVSNMVEKPDNDKAPSNQAVIGRYILTPDIFEMIQNTKPGKNGEIQITDALCEQAKKGMVIAYRFKGKRFDCGSVEGFVEATNYFYNKEKEGL from the coding sequence ATGAATCAAATAAGAAAGTGTTTATTTCCGGCGGCAGGCTACGGGACAAGATTTTTACCTGCGACAAAAGCGATGCCAAAAGAGATGCTGCCAATCTTGACAAAACCGCTTATTCAGTATGGTGTCGAGGAAGCTATGGAGGCTGGATGTGATGTAATGGCAATTATTACAGGACGTGGTAAACGTGCTATTACAGATCATTTTGATATATCTTATGAATTAGAACATCAGATCAAAGGTTCATCTAAAGAGAAGATGTTGGATGAGATTCGTAACATAATTAAAAATTGTACATTTACATATACTCGTCAAAATGAGATGAAAGGTTTGGGTGATGCAATTTATAAAGGAAATGTACTAGTAGGTTTCCAAAACCCTTTTGCAGTTATTCTTGCAGATGATCTTTGTGTAAATCCTGATGGTGACGGAGTTCTTAAACAGATGGTTGACCTTTACAATAAATATAAGTGTTGCATAGTCGCTACTATGGAGGTACCTAATGAAGAGGTACATAAATATGGTGTTATTGAAGGGAATGAGATTGAAGATGGTGTCTTTATGGTTTCAAATATGGTTGAAAAACCAGATAATGATAAAGCACCTTCAAATCAAGCTGTAATAGGACGCTATATTTTAACACCTGATATTTTTGAGATGATTCAAAATACAAAGCCTGGTAAAAACGGTGAGATACAGATAACAGATGCCCTTTGCGAACAAGCTAAAAAAGGGATGGTTATTGCATATAGATTTAAAGGAAAGAGGTTTGACTGTGGAAGTGTAGAAGGTTTTGTCGAAGCTACTAACTACTTTTACAATAAAGAGAAAGAAGGTCTCTAA
- a CDS encoding glycosyltransferase encodes MDITVVIPTYNRYNFLKRAITSVLEQTYQPKEIIVVDDGSADETSQIKNDFPQIKYIYQKNQGVSSARNTGIKNAKCEWIAFLDSDDLFVKEKLQRQVDFHKQNSEILMSYTDEIWIRDNQEIKIPKKFQKIGKDIFTENLSYCNIAPSSVLIHEQVFEKVGLFDTSLEVCEDYDLWLRILLEYEVVLIKKKLITKYAGHDDQLSFKHWGMDRFRIITLEKLLQIIKTQEKIEKIKEELVKKYELLLKGAIKYDRIQEISTYRDKIANIIKRD; translated from the coding sequence TTGGATATAACGGTCGTTATTCCAACTTATAACCGCTATAATTTTTTAAAAAGGGCAATAACTTCTGTTCTTGAACAAACATATCAGCCTAAAGAGATTATAGTTGTAGATGATGGCTCTGCCGATGAAACTTCCCAAATAAAGAATGACTTCCCACAAATTAAGTATATCTATCAAAAAAACCAAGGTGTCTCTTCAGCAAGAAATACAGGAATAAAAAATGCAAAGTGTGAATGGATCGCATTTTTAGATTCTGACGATCTCTTTGTGAAAGAAAAATTGCAAAGACAAGTTGATTTTCACAAACAAAATTCTGAAATATTGATGAGTTATACTGATGAGATTTGGATTAGAGATAACCAAGAGATAAAGATTCCTAAAAAATTTCAAAAAATAGGAAAAGATATTTTTACAGAAAACTTGTCTTATTGTAATATTGCTCCATCTTCAGTACTTATTCATGAACAAGTGTTTGAGAAGGTAGGTCTGTTTGATACTTCTTTAGAAGTATGTGAAGATTACGATCTTTGGCTTCGTATTTTATTAGAGTATGAAGTGGTCTTAATTAAGAAAAAACTTATAACAAAATATGCAGGACATGATGATCAGCTGAGCTTTAAACATTGGGGTATGGATAGGTTTAGGATAATCACTTTAGAAAAACTTTTGCAAATAATAAAAACACAAGAAAAAATTGAAAAAATTAAAGAGGAACTTGTAAAAAAGTATGAATTGTTACTCAAAGGTGCTATCAAATATGATAGAATACAAGAGATTTCTACATACAGGGATAAGATTGCAAACATTATCAAAAGAGACTAA
- a CDS encoding Sua5/YciO/YrdC/YwlC family protein, with amino-acid sequence MVKSNSASRLFSLNTKVILTQTDTTVGLLSQDSNRLAHIKSRPNNKPFIKVYNSLESLKKDGKRVPKKQKKLVRLAKQTTFIVKNEAFRVASYPLNSNILRQLTWTFSTSANESGKNFDREFCQAKADIIIEDRNSLEEKTASKLLRINNKKIKRLR; translated from the coding sequence ATGGTCAAAAGCAACAGCGCTTCAAGACTTTTTAGTTTAAATACAAAAGTTATACTGACACAAACCGACACTACCGTCGGTTTGTTATCTCAAGATTCTAATCGACTCGCTCATATCAAATCACGCCCAAATAATAAACCCTTTATAAAAGTCTACAACTCTTTAGAGAGTCTCAAGAAAGATGGAAAACGGGTTCCAAAAAAACAAAAAAAGTTGGTTCGCTTAGCAAAACAGACTACTTTTATTGTAAAAAATGAGGCGTTTAGAGTCGCTTCTTATCCTCTAAATTCAAATATTTTGCGACAACTCACTTGGACATTTTCCACTTCTGCAAATGAGAGCGGGAAAAACTTTGATCGGGAATTTTGTCAAGCAAAAGCTGATATAATAATAGAAGATCGAAACTCTTTAGAGGAAAAAACAGCCTCTAAACTGTTACGTATCAACAATAAAAAAATAAAGAGATTAAGATGA
- a CDS encoding glutathionylspermidine synthase family protein, with the protein MVQLQNVQPLDDTSLEELGFSWHTDVDGSKYVSDKLVAISQEDAESYYTAVNEIYDMFVEAAEYVIENDLFFELGIPFNLIDVIKKSWENDVHWHIYGRFDLAGGIDGKPIKLIEFNADTPTALFETALIQWALLKQNNLDEAKQFNNVYESIQENFKRLITLFDEPEKFEEFYDGWKILFSSIEGNDEEEATTKLLQQIATDAGFATSFEYLQNVKFDESGIYDADENKYEYWFKLYPWEDIAIDEPELATTLTSIMLNQEAIILNPAYTLIFQSKGIMKILCDLFPDSPYLLKTSFEPLGVKQVEKPVFGREGANTRVLDSNTEAITQTEGPYGNYKKVYQEYVEFAQDSQGDKYQAGVFFAYEACGLSFRKGGEILDNMSKFVGHIIK; encoded by the coding sequence ATGGTACAACTTCAAAATGTACAACCGCTTGACGATACAAGCCTAGAAGAGCTTGGTTTCTCTTGGCATACTGATGTTGACGGTTCTAAATATGTAAGTGATAAACTTGTTGCAATTTCTCAAGAAGATGCAGAAAGTTACTATACAGCTGTTAATGAGATCTATGATATGTTTGTAGAAGCTGCTGAGTATGTAATTGAAAATGATCTCTTTTTTGAACTCGGTATTCCATTTAATTTAATAGATGTTATTAAAAAATCTTGGGAAAATGATGTACATTGGCATATCTACGGAAGATTTGATCTCGCAGGTGGAATTGACGGTAAGCCGATTAAATTAATTGAGTTTAATGCTGACACTCCAACTGCACTGTTTGAAACTGCACTGATTCAATGGGCCCTTTTAAAACAAAATAATCTTGATGAAGCAAAGCAGTTTAACAATGTCTATGAATCTATACAAGAGAATTTTAAGCGTCTAATTACACTTTTTGATGAACCTGAAAAGTTTGAAGAGTTTTATGATGGTTGGAAGATCCTTTTTTCATCGATAGAGGGGAATGACGAAGAGGAAGCTACTACTAAACTACTGCAGCAAATAGCAACAGATGCAGGGTTTGCAACATCTTTTGAATACCTTCAAAATGTAAAGTTTGATGAGAGTGGTATCTATGATGCAGATGAAAATAAATATGAGTACTGGTTTAAACTCTATCCGTGGGAAGATATAGCTATAGATGAACCGGAATTAGCTACTACACTTACATCAATTATGCTTAACCAAGAAGCTATTATATTAAATCCGGCATATACTCTAATCTTTCAGTCAAAAGGGATTATGAAAATATTGTGTGACCTTTTCCCTGATTCACCATATCTTCTAAAAACCTCTTTTGAACCATTAGGTGTTAAACAGGTTGAAAAACCGGTTTTTGGACGAGAGGGAGCAAATACAAGAGTTTTAGATAGTAATACAGAAGCTATTACACAAACAGAAGGACCTTATGGGAACTATAAAAAAGTTTACCAAGAATATGTTGAGTTCGCTCAAGACTCTCAAGGGGATAAATACCAAGCTGGAGTATTCTTTGCGTATGAGGCATGCGGCCTTAGCTTTAGAAAAGGTGGAGAGATACTTGACAATATGTCAAAATTTGTCGGACATATCATCAAATAA
- a CDS encoding ComEA family DNA-binding protein, whose translation MKVLLSLLVMVSFLFSSVDINNADKSQLMQLKGIGSKKADSIIAYRKAHCFTNISELEKVKGIGKKFIEKNKDNISVGACKK comes from the coding sequence ATGAAGGTTTTACTTAGTTTACTAGTTATGGTTAGTTTCTTATTTTCGTCTGTTGATATTAACAATGCAGATAAGTCTCAATTGATGCAGTTAAAAGGGATAGGCTCAAAGAAAGCTGATTCAATTATTGCTTATAGAAAAGCTCATTGTTTTACAAATATTAGCGAACTTGAAAAAGTGAAAGGTATTGGTAAAAAGTTTATAGAAAAAAACAAGGACAACATTTCAGTAGGTGCTTGTAAAAAGTAA
- a CDS encoding STT3 domain-containing protein translates to MQTLSKETKLTIFYIVLAYIFSIAMRFIWVYQFDGYEPFHFNGQFMINTNDGYLWAEGARDIVGGTYRDVDQTPVTEAPAVLTAFFVKILPFSFESIIFYLPVFLSSLIVIPIILIAKLLKNLEMGLIAALLASIAWSYYNRTMAGYYDTDMLNIVLPMFLLWSIIWAVKTDQNIYLLLTALDILVYRWWYPQSYSLEFAFFGLILVYTLVFDRKNIFNYKLLAIMMFAMMGLDGYTRLALVLISFYIFTQEKFDKYVYYILAAAITTFFVTGGFNPIWVQLKGYIFKESVSVANKGLQLHFFTVVQTIREAGQIPFETFANRISGNVIVFIVSFLGYGYLLFKHRIMLLSLPLVGLGFLAYVGGLRFTVYAVPVLAFGIAFLITELAAKMPTKKLKYLSIVAFTLAILYPNYKHIENYKIPTVFNSAEVKVLEKLNSLTSPNDYTVAWWDYGYPIRYYGDTQTLIDGAKHSGSVNFPVSFILTNPQDVAAKMARLDVEYTEKKLLGDKNQTRFSNIEQMTIDYGFNNTNLFLSELEKDIKLPKRTTDIYLYLPFRMINIYPTVTYFSNINLMNGLQGQHPLFYSSSNFKDSGEKLLLGKNISLNKTNLTLTLGNKTLPIRRFIKTTYTQDKKLHVESKLVNFTSNISLIFMASYNMFLIVDEATYNSTFIQLFVLENYDKELYEMVINTPSAKVFKLKI, encoded by the coding sequence TTGCAAACATTATCAAAAGAGACTAAGTTAACAATATTTTATATTGTTTTAGCATATATATTCTCAATTGCTATGAGATTTATTTGGGTATATCAGTTTGACGGGTATGAACCGTTTCATTTTAACGGACAGTTTATGATCAATACAAATGACGGTTATTTATGGGCTGAAGGTGCAAGAGATATAGTTGGGGGAACTTATAGAGATGTTGATCAAACCCCTGTTACAGAAGCACCAGCAGTTTTAACTGCATTTTTTGTTAAGATATTGCCATTCTCTTTTGAAAGTATTATTTTTTATCTACCTGTTTTTCTCTCGTCATTAATTGTTATTCCTATTATTTTAATAGCAAAACTACTTAAAAATTTAGAAATGGGGCTAATAGCTGCACTTTTAGCATCGATTGCATGGAGTTACTATAACCGTACAATGGCAGGATATTATGATACCGATATGCTAAATATTGTTCTTCCTATGTTTCTATTATGGTCAATTATTTGGGCTGTAAAGACAGACCAAAATATCTATCTGCTTTTAACCGCCTTAGATATATTAGTGTATAGATGGTGGTATCCTCAAAGCTATTCTTTAGAGTTTGCATTTTTTGGTCTAATCCTTGTATATACACTTGTATTTGATCGAAAAAATATTTTTAACTATAAACTTCTTGCTATTATGATGTTTGCTATGATGGGGCTAGACGGTTATACACGACTTGCTTTAGTATTAATATCGTTTTATATCTTCACACAAGAAAAGTTTGATAAATATGTATATTATATTTTAGCAGCTGCTATTACAACTTTTTTTGTAACAGGGGGATTCAATCCTATATGGGTACAATTAAAAGGATATATTTTTAAAGAGAGTGTGAGTGTAGCAAACAAAGGATTACAACTTCATTTTTTTACTGTTGTACAAACAATTCGAGAAGCAGGACAGATCCCTTTTGAAACATTTGCTAATCGTATAAGCGGTAATGTAATTGTATTTATTGTATCTTTTTTAGGATATGGATATCTGCTTTTTAAACACAGAATTATGCTTCTTTCATTACCGCTTGTAGGACTTGGATTTTTAGCATATGTTGGAGGGCTTAGGTTTACTGTATATGCAGTCCCTGTTTTAGCATTTGGTATAGCATTTTTAATTACTGAACTTGCTGCAAAAATGCCGACAAAAAAATTAAAATATCTCTCTATAGTTGCATTTACATTGGCCATTTTATATCCAAACTATAAACATATAGAGAACTATAAAATTCCAACAGTGTTTAATAGTGCTGAGGTGAAGGTACTAGAGAAGCTAAATAGTTTAACATCTCCAAATGATTATACTGTAGCATGGTGGGATTATGGGTACCCTATAAGATATTATGGAGATACACAGACACTTATTGATGGTGCGAAACATAGTGGCAGTGTGAATTTCCCAGTTAGTTTTATATTAACAAATCCTCAAGATGTGGCTGCAAAGATGGCTCGTTTAGATGTAGAATATACGGAGAAAAAACTTTTAGGTGATAAAAATCAAACACGCTTTTCAAATATTGAACAAATGACAATAGATTATGGATTTAACAATACAAATCTCTTTTTAAGTGAGCTTGAAAAAGATATCAAACTACCAAAGAGAACAACAGATATTTATCTATATTTACCGTTTAGAATGATTAATATCTATCCAACGGTAACTTATTTTTCGAATATTAACTTAATGAACGGTTTACAAGGGCAACATCCTCTTTTTTATTCTAGTAGCAATTTTAAGGATAGTGGAGAGAAACTTTTATTAGGAAAAAATATTTCTTTAAATAAAACAAACTTGACACTTACTTTGGGAAATAAAACCCTACCTATTCGAAGATTTATAAAAACTACATATACTCAAGATAAGAAATTACATGTAGAATCGAAATTGGTTAATTTTACATCAAACATAAGTCTTATTTTTATGGCATCATATAACATGTTTTTAATTGTAGATGAAGCAACATATAACTCTACATTCATACAATTGTTTGTTCTGGAAAACTATGATAAAGAGCTATATGAGATGGTAATTAACACTCCAAGTGCAAAAGTATTTAAACTAAAAATTTAG
- the mqnE gene encoding aminofutalosine synthase MqnE → MDRIDFDTALKLYDEDLFILGEMADKKRKELHGNKTYFNINRHINPTNICADVCKFCAYAANRKNPNPYTMTHEEIMEIVDKIVEDGVKEVHIVSAHNPDTGIEWYLDIFRKIKDKYPQLHVKALTAAEVDFLSRHYGKTYDEILDMMVEAGVDSMPGGGAEIFDEKVRDYICKGKVTSDQWIEIHKKWHERGKKSNVTMLFGHVENREHRIDHMMRIRELQDQTGGFNCFIPLVYQTENNYLKIEHPITADEVLRTMAISRLVLDNVPNLKAYWVTSTVNLALVAQEFGANDLDGTIQKESINSAAGAKSANGIELDDFVGLIKDSGFTPVERDSIYNEIKVW, encoded by the coding sequence ATGGATAGAATAGATTTCGATACAGCACTAAAACTTTACGATGAAGATTTGTTTATACTCGGTGAGATGGCAGATAAGAAACGTAAAGAACTTCATGGCAATAAAACATACTTCAATATTAACCGTCATATAAATCCAACAAATATTTGTGCAGATGTATGTAAATTTTGTGCTTATGCCGCAAATAGAAAAAATCCTAACCCTTATACTATGACTCATGAAGAGATTATGGAAATCGTAGACAAGATCGTTGAAGATGGTGTGAAAGAGGTGCATATCGTCTCAGCTCATAATCCGGATACTGGTATAGAGTGGTACCTTGATATTTTTAGAAAGATTAAAGATAAATATCCACAGCTTCATGTAAAAGCATTGACAGCCGCAGAAGTTGACTTTTTATCTCGCCATTATGGTAAAACTTACGATGAGATCTTAGATATGATGGTAGAAGCGGGTGTGGACTCTATGCCTGGTGGTGGAGCCGAGATTTTTGATGAAAAGGTACGCGATTATATCTGTAAAGGGAAAGTAACTTCCGATCAGTGGATTGAAATCCATAAAAAATGGCATGAACGCGGTAAAAAATCAAACGTGACTATGCTGTTCGGTCATGTAGAAAATCGCGAACACAGAATCGATCATATGATGCGTATTCGTGAGCTGCAGGATCAAACAGGTGGATTTAACTGTTTTATTCCGCTTGTATATCAGACTGAAAACAATTATCTGAAAATTGAGCATCCGATCACTGCCGATGAAGTGCTCCGTACTATGGCGATCTCTCGTTTAGTATTAGACAATGTACCGAATTTAAAAGCGTACTGGGTGACTTCAACGGTGAACTTGGCACTTGTTGCTCAAGAGTTTGGTGCAAATGACCTTGACGGTACTATCCAAAAAGAGTCTATTAACTCTGCTGCGGGTGCGAAGAGTGCAAACGGGATTGAGCTTGATGATTTCGTAGGGCTTATTAAAGACAGCGGTTTTACACCGGTTGAGAGAGACAGTATCTATAACGAGATTAAGGTTTGGTAG
- a CDS encoding glucose-6-phosphate isomerase yields the protein MHYRHNFNPTISDEEIFDNILDEQELIGYYSLPLQDPSIYKEYAKGVKQKNIVVIGIGGSTLGTYAIYKYLKHSKELTKKLYFLETTDPIDIESKLENVDLNDTLFIVISKSGTTIETISIFKYIHSLVSIDKNNCVVVTEHDSKLKTYADANGMKSFEIPKNVGGRFSVFSAVGLLPLAIVGINIDDLLKGAKMVHQSFFNKRNFYKRLINKARFLVEYKNSFNVNVVFSYSSRLEGFNKWYIQLWGESLGKVDINSTRQGLTPIGIIGPIDQHSFLQLIIEGKRDKTVTVIKVENFYNHLKIPPVKLEGLEELDYIDNLEFSKLINKQADATIESINNVNDIPCDVITIDGMCESAIAALMYEYELLTSLCAKFMYIDAYNQPGVESGKKILKEKLIKNI from the coding sequence ATGCATTATAGACACAATTTTAATCCCACTATATCGGATGAAGAGATTTTTGATAATATATTAGACGAACAAGAATTGATAGGGTATTATTCTCTTCCTCTGCAAGATCCTAGTATTTATAAAGAGTATGCTAAAGGTGTAAAACAAAAAAATATTGTAGTGATTGGGATTGGGGGAAGTACACTCGGTACTTATGCGATCTATAAGTACCTCAAACACTCTAAGGAGCTTACTAAAAAACTCTATTTTTTAGAAACAACCGATCCAATTGACATAGAATCAAAACTAGAAAACGTTGATCTCAACGATACTCTTTTTATTGTTATCTCTAAATCTGGTACTACTATTGAAACTATCTCTATCTTTAAATATATCCATTCACTTGTATCTATCGATAAAAATAACTGTGTTGTAGTTACAGAGCATGACTCAAAACTAAAAACATATGCTGATGCAAACGGGATGAAAAGTTTTGAGATTCCTAAAAATGTAGGTGGCAGATTTTCTGTTTTCTCTGCTGTTGGACTTTTACCATTGGCGATTGTCGGTATCAATATAGACGATCTCTTAAAAGGTGCAAAAATGGTGCACCAATCATTTTTTAACAAAAGAAACTTCTATAAGCGTTTAATTAACAAAGCAAGGTTTTTAGTTGAGTATAAAAACAGTTTTAACGTCAATGTAGTGTTCTCTTACTCATCAAGACTTGAAGGTTTTAACAAGTGGTATATCCAGCTTTGGGGTGAATCTCTAGGAAAAGTAGATATTAATTCCACAAGACAAGGTTTAACACCTATCGGAATTATAGGACCGATAGATCAACACTCATTTTTACAGCTTATTATAGAAGGTAAGCGTGATAAAACGGTAACAGTTATAAAAGTAGAAAATTTTTATAACCATCTAAAAATTCCTCCTGTTAAGCTAGAGGGTTTAGAGGAATTAGATTATATTGATAATTTAGAGTTTTCAAAACTTATTAATAAACAAGCTGATGCAACAATAGAGTCAATAAATAATGTAAATGATATCCCTTGTGATGTGATTACAATAGACGGGATGTGTGAGAGTGCAATTGCAGCTTTAATGTATGAGTATGAACTTTTAACATCATTATGTGCGAAGTTTATGTATATTGATGCTTACAATCAACCGGGTGTTGAGAGTGGAAAAAAGATCTTAAAAGAAAAATTGATAAAAAATATTTAA